One Hermetia illucens chromosome 4, iHerIll2.2.curated.20191125, whole genome shotgun sequence DNA segment encodes these proteins:
- the LOC119653672 gene encoding ubiquitin carboxyl-terminal hydrolase 20 isoform X4 translates to MARNHKCSHLENIVQLSLPELCKIKQGHSCSECDIFGPNLWICLHRNCLHIGCSEQANDHSTKHFKFNHQHCIHMNLSSQRIWCYLCETEVFLPQRRNSIVSNDSSDTSRYSERIYERAMSVGSGGGGESPESSGDEDDGDRRHLDGLVGLQNIANTCYMNAALQALSNSPPLTTYFLDCGDIIEATSELTGNQRKIGLAKSYHRLMKEMWCRNKRSNGYVVPRGILYGIRSVHPMFRGFQQHDTQEFLRCFMDQLHEELKEVTPPPPDILVKNNVATEENDDNSPCSSPSPSQSEAEYETCDSGVSEQSSLSDEIPASSGHRSPSPTTSTTNQRYNTYSTKAPISNSNSETNVLSSPPQSPQNLANTPQSKVNSQSDKSPPKPPHRSIISDVFDGKLLSSVQCLTCDRISTREETFQDLSLPIPGKDHLAVLHQSQGISVALMNQPPPSGVNCTDAVYQVGQDGWIWWLWNWFKSWFWGPMVSLHDCLAAFFSADELKGDNMYSCEKCNKLRNGIKYSRVLALPEMLCIHLKRFRHDLSYSSKISSPVNFPLTGLDMRPYLHKDCKSEIYTYDLTAVICHHGTVGGGHYTSFAKHELTGKWFEFDDQLVTEVSPDVVQNCQAYVLFYRKSNPQMSIVRAEALELADTNPPQASDIRFFVSRQWLSRFNTFAEPGPIDNWALLCPHGGLPPVKAALISRLAVPLPQPLWDFLYKKFGGGPACNHLFECDICRLAAESLTRRQRAELAAFTQYNDEFQYQETPTTIYAISMAWFRQWQMFARGVTTEEPGPINNATIAAPSETVPIRNVRPGSDYAQINTTLWKFFYGIYGGGPEIILRGGPAEDTKISKQDKEADQMDIDPDSETGADSTFENANTTITPEPDSRSSANSICPPGMTTPPTPTAVSPSVPQPVACVKPMKSVSFEDETELNSLDTVSTTKCESNRSSMDENEHVTSTTVITPPINVHHTSRHSGTKRGKHYSSTSSSGVSNSGSSVNPDLLLGKKDKRYRGAMKSSGFFGPEGTTLNSSLNYRKNPILTGFKQQWRNKSCYDHESNEQTDNGGSNTTFTSSTISVVNNVDTIDSHTINAWPVLVNDTIGIRDYCREQSEC, encoded by the exons GGACACTCATGTTCAGAATGTGACATATTTGGACCGAATTTATGGATATGTTTGCACCGAAATTGTCTTCACATCGGCTGTTCTGAGCAGGCAAATGATCATAGTACAAAGCACTTTAAG TTTAATCATCAACAttgcattcatatgaacttatcGTCCCAACGAATTTGGTGTTATCTTTGTGAGACGGAAGTATTTTTGCCGCAACGGCGTAATTCGATTGTTAGTAACGATTCAAGTGACACGAGTCGGTACTCGGAAAGGATCTACGAACGAGCCATGAGTGTTGGGAGTGGTGGTGGCGGTGAATCGCCTGAATCGAGTGGCGATGAAGATGACGGAGATCGACGACATCTAGATGGACTTGTTGGGCTACAAAATATCGCCAATACATGTTATATGAATGCAGCACTGCAAGCGTTGAGCAACTCCCCACCATTGACAACATACTTTCTAGATTGTGGCGATATCATAGAGGCTACTAGTGAATTAACTggaaatcaaaggaagattggTTTGGCGAAAAGTTACCATCGGTTAATGAAGGAGATGTGGTGCAGGAATAAGAGGAGTAATG GCTACGTCGTTCCGCGAGGGATACTTTACGGAATACGGAGCGTTCATCCCATGTTCAGAGGGTTCCAACAGCACGACACGCAGGAGTTCCTTCGGTGCTTTATGGATCAACTGCACGAAGAGTTGAAGGAAGTCACACCACCGCCGCCTGATATTCTAGTGAAAAATAATGTTGCAACAGAGGAGAATGATGATAATTCGCCATGTTCTTCGCCATCGCCTTCTCAGTCAGAAGCTGAATATGAAACTTGTGATAGTGGAGTCTCGGAGCAGTCGAGCTTGTCTGATGAAATTCCCGCGTCTTCAGGTCATAGATCACCCAGTCCAACCACGTCAACAACCAACCAAAGATATAATACATATTCAACCAAGGCGCCAATTAGTAATTCAAATTCCGAGACCAATGTCCTTTCGTCACCGCCACAAAGTCCACAGAATCTTGCAAACACCCCACAGTCTAAAGTAAACTCACAATCAGACAAATCACCACCGAAACCTCCACATCGGTCGATAATTAGTGATGTCTTTGATGGAAAACTTCTCTCGTCCGTACAGTGTCTGACATGTGATCGAATATCAACAAGAGAAGAGACTTTTCAGGATCTTTCACTTCCGATTCCTGGCAAAGATCATTTGGCTGTTTTGCATCAGTCGCAGGGAATATCGGTGGCGTTGATGAACCAACCACCTCCGTCGGGAGTGAACTGCACAGATGCTGTTTATCAGGTGGGCCAGGACGGTTGGATATGGTGGCTGTGGAACTGGTTCAAATCGTGGTTCTGGGGTCCTATGGTGTCTCTTCATGATTGCTTGGCGGCCTTCTTCAGTGCGGATGAACTCAAGGGTGATAATATGTACAG tTGTGAAAAATGCAACAAACTTCGTAATGGCATCAAATATTCAAGAGTCTTAGCGCTGCCAGAAATGTTATGTATACACCTGAAACGTTTCCGGCATGACCTGTCCTATAGTTCGAAAATCTCTAGTCCTGTAAATTTCCCGCTCACCGGATTGGACATGCGACCGTACCTACATAAGGactgtaaatcggaaatatacaCATATGATCTGACTGCTGTGATATGTCATCATGGGACTGTTGGCGGTGGTCACTACACAAGTTTTGCCAAACACGAATTGACTGGAAAATGGTTTGAATTTGACGATCAACTTGTTACCGAAGTTTCACCGGATGTTGTGCAAAATTGCCAAGCATATGTTTTGTTCTATAGAAAAAGTAATCCACAAATGTCGATAGTGCGGGCTGAAGCGTTAGAATTGGCCGATACGAATCCACCACAAGCCTCAGACATAAGATTCTTTGTCTCCAGGCAGTGGCTAAGTCGGTTCAATACATTCGCGGAACCAGGACCTATTGACAACTGGGCTTTGCTATGTCCTCATGGTGGTTTGCCGCCTGTGAAAGCAGCGTTAATATCTAGACTGGCCGTTCCTTTGCCTCAGCCGCTTTGGGATTTCTTGTATAAGAAGTTTGGGGGTGGACCGGCCTGTAATCATCTATTCGAATGTGACATATGTAGGTTAGCAGCGGAATCGCTTACTCGAAGACAGCGGGCTGAATTGGCCGCTTTCACTCAATATAATGACGAATTTCAATATCAAGAAACTCCGACAACAATTTATGCAATTTCAATGGCTTGGTTTAGACAATGGCAAATGTTTGCCAGAGGTGTGACGACGGAGGAGCCGGGACCTATTAATAATGCTACTATTGCTGCCCCTTCGGAGACTGTGCCGATCCGGAATGTACGTCCCGGGTCAGATTATGCTCAAATCAATACAACGTTGTGGAAATTTTTCTATGGAATTTATGGAGGCGGTCCAGAGATCATATTGCGAGGTGGACCCGCTGAAGATACTAAAATCTCAAAG CAGGACAAGGAGGCAGACCAAATGGACATCGATCCAGACAGTGAAACAGGAGCGGATTCAACATTTGAAAACGCAAACACCACAATCACTCCCGAACCTGATTCTAGATCATCGGCTAATTCGATATGCCCTCCTGGAATGACGACGCCCCCGACACCGACAGCTGTATCGCCATCAGTCCCACAACCGGTCGCCTGTGTAAAACCAATGAAGAGCGTTTCCTTCGAGGATGAGACTGAATTGAACAGCCTTGATACCGTTTCAACGACCAAGTGTGAAAGTAATCGTTCCAGTATGGATGAAAACGAGCATGTAACGTCAACGACAGTCATCACCCCACCAATTAATGTCCACCATACGTCCCGTCATTCCGGTACGAAACGTGGCAAGCATTATTCGAGTACGTCGTCAAGTGGTGTAAGCAATAGTGGTAGTAGTGTCAATCCGGATCTTTTACttggaaaaaaagacaaaagataTCGTGGTGCCATGAAATCAAGTGGATTTTTCGGACCTGAAGGTACAACCTTGAATAGTTCTTTAAATTATCGCAAAA
- the LOC119653672 gene encoding ubiquitin carboxyl-terminal hydrolase 20 isoform X5, with amino-acid sequence MARNHKCSHLENIVQLSLPELCKIKQGHSCSECDIFGPNLWICLHRNCLHIGCSEQANDHSTKHFKFNHQHCIHMNLSSQRIWCYLCETEVFLPQRRNSIVSNDSSDTSRYSERIYERAMSVGSGGGGESPESSGDEDDGDRRHLDGLVGLQNIANTCYMNAALQALSNSPPLTTYFLDCGDIIEATSELTGNQRKIGLAKSYHRLMKEMWCRNKRSNGYVVPRGILYGIRSVHPMFRGFQQHDTQEFLRCFMDQLHEELKEVTPPPPDILVKNNVATEENDDNSPCSSPSPSQSEAEYETCDSGVSEQSSLSDEIPASSGHRSPSPTTSTTNQRYNTYSTKAPISNSNSETNVLSSPPQSPQNLANTPQSKVNSQSDKSPPKPPHRSIISDVFDGKLLSSVQCLTCDRISTREETFQDLSLPIPGKDHLAVLHQSQGISVALMNQPPPSGVNCTDAVYQVGQDGWIWWLWNWFKSWFWGPMVSLHDCLAAFFSADELKGDNMYSCEKCNKLRNGIKYSRVLALPEMLCIHLKRFRHDLSYSSKISSPVNFPLTGLDMRPYLHKDCKSEIYTYDLTAVICHHGTVGGGHYTSFAKHELTGKWFEFDDQLVTEVSPDVVQNCQAYVLFYRKSNPQMSIVRAEALELADTNPPQASDIRFFVSRQWLSRFNTFAEPGPIDNWALLCPHGGLPPVKAALISRLAVPLPQPLWDFLYKKFGGGPACNHLFECDICRLAAESLTRRQRAELAAFTQYNDEFQYQETPTTIYAISMAWFRQWQMFARGVTTEEPGPINNATIAAPSETVPIRNVRPGSDYAQINTTLWKFFYGIYGGGPEIILRGGPAEDTKISKQDKEADQMDIDPDSETGADSTFENANTTITPEPDSRSSANSICPPGMTTPPTPTAVSPSVPQPVACVKPMKSVSFEDETELNSLDTVSTTKCESNRSSMDENEHVTSTTVITPPINVHHTSRHSGTKRGKHYSSTSSSGVSNSGSSVNPDLLLGKKDKRYRGAMKSSGFFGPEDPILTGFKQQWRNKSCYDHESNEQTDNGGSNTTFTSSTISVVNNVDTIDSHTINAWPVLVNDTIGIRDYCREQSEC; translated from the exons GGACACTCATGTTCAGAATGTGACATATTTGGACCGAATTTATGGATATGTTTGCACCGAAATTGTCTTCACATCGGCTGTTCTGAGCAGGCAAATGATCATAGTACAAAGCACTTTAAG TTTAATCATCAACAttgcattcatatgaacttatcGTCCCAACGAATTTGGTGTTATCTTTGTGAGACGGAAGTATTTTTGCCGCAACGGCGTAATTCGATTGTTAGTAACGATTCAAGTGACACGAGTCGGTACTCGGAAAGGATCTACGAACGAGCCATGAGTGTTGGGAGTGGTGGTGGCGGTGAATCGCCTGAATCGAGTGGCGATGAAGATGACGGAGATCGACGACATCTAGATGGACTTGTTGGGCTACAAAATATCGCCAATACATGTTATATGAATGCAGCACTGCAAGCGTTGAGCAACTCCCCACCATTGACAACATACTTTCTAGATTGTGGCGATATCATAGAGGCTACTAGTGAATTAACTggaaatcaaaggaagattggTTTGGCGAAAAGTTACCATCGGTTAATGAAGGAGATGTGGTGCAGGAATAAGAGGAGTAATG GCTACGTCGTTCCGCGAGGGATACTTTACGGAATACGGAGCGTTCATCCCATGTTCAGAGGGTTCCAACAGCACGACACGCAGGAGTTCCTTCGGTGCTTTATGGATCAACTGCACGAAGAGTTGAAGGAAGTCACACCACCGCCGCCTGATATTCTAGTGAAAAATAATGTTGCAACAGAGGAGAATGATGATAATTCGCCATGTTCTTCGCCATCGCCTTCTCAGTCAGAAGCTGAATATGAAACTTGTGATAGTGGAGTCTCGGAGCAGTCGAGCTTGTCTGATGAAATTCCCGCGTCTTCAGGTCATAGATCACCCAGTCCAACCACGTCAACAACCAACCAAAGATATAATACATATTCAACCAAGGCGCCAATTAGTAATTCAAATTCCGAGACCAATGTCCTTTCGTCACCGCCACAAAGTCCACAGAATCTTGCAAACACCCCACAGTCTAAAGTAAACTCACAATCAGACAAATCACCACCGAAACCTCCACATCGGTCGATAATTAGTGATGTCTTTGATGGAAAACTTCTCTCGTCCGTACAGTGTCTGACATGTGATCGAATATCAACAAGAGAAGAGACTTTTCAGGATCTTTCACTTCCGATTCCTGGCAAAGATCATTTGGCTGTTTTGCATCAGTCGCAGGGAATATCGGTGGCGTTGATGAACCAACCACCTCCGTCGGGAGTGAACTGCACAGATGCTGTTTATCAGGTGGGCCAGGACGGTTGGATATGGTGGCTGTGGAACTGGTTCAAATCGTGGTTCTGGGGTCCTATGGTGTCTCTTCATGATTGCTTGGCGGCCTTCTTCAGTGCGGATGAACTCAAGGGTGATAATATGTACAG tTGTGAAAAATGCAACAAACTTCGTAATGGCATCAAATATTCAAGAGTCTTAGCGCTGCCAGAAATGTTATGTATACACCTGAAACGTTTCCGGCATGACCTGTCCTATAGTTCGAAAATCTCTAGTCCTGTAAATTTCCCGCTCACCGGATTGGACATGCGACCGTACCTACATAAGGactgtaaatcggaaatatacaCATATGATCTGACTGCTGTGATATGTCATCATGGGACTGTTGGCGGTGGTCACTACACAAGTTTTGCCAAACACGAATTGACTGGAAAATGGTTTGAATTTGACGATCAACTTGTTACCGAAGTTTCACCGGATGTTGTGCAAAATTGCCAAGCATATGTTTTGTTCTATAGAAAAAGTAATCCACAAATGTCGATAGTGCGGGCTGAAGCGTTAGAATTGGCCGATACGAATCCACCACAAGCCTCAGACATAAGATTCTTTGTCTCCAGGCAGTGGCTAAGTCGGTTCAATACATTCGCGGAACCAGGACCTATTGACAACTGGGCTTTGCTATGTCCTCATGGTGGTTTGCCGCCTGTGAAAGCAGCGTTAATATCTAGACTGGCCGTTCCTTTGCCTCAGCCGCTTTGGGATTTCTTGTATAAGAAGTTTGGGGGTGGACCGGCCTGTAATCATCTATTCGAATGTGACATATGTAGGTTAGCAGCGGAATCGCTTACTCGAAGACAGCGGGCTGAATTGGCCGCTTTCACTCAATATAATGACGAATTTCAATATCAAGAAACTCCGACAACAATTTATGCAATTTCAATGGCTTGGTTTAGACAATGGCAAATGTTTGCCAGAGGTGTGACGACGGAGGAGCCGGGACCTATTAATAATGCTACTATTGCTGCCCCTTCGGAGACTGTGCCGATCCGGAATGTACGTCCCGGGTCAGATTATGCTCAAATCAATACAACGTTGTGGAAATTTTTCTATGGAATTTATGGAGGCGGTCCAGAGATCATATTGCGAGGTGGACCCGCTGAAGATACTAAAATCTCAAAG CAGGACAAGGAGGCAGACCAAATGGACATCGATCCAGACAGTGAAACAGGAGCGGATTCAACATTTGAAAACGCAAACACCACAATCACTCCCGAACCTGATTCTAGATCATCGGCTAATTCGATATGCCCTCCTGGAATGACGACGCCCCCGACACCGACAGCTGTATCGCCATCAGTCCCACAACCGGTCGCCTGTGTAAAACCAATGAAGAGCGTTTCCTTCGAGGATGAGACTGAATTGAACAGCCTTGATACCGTTTCAACGACCAAGTGTGAAAGTAATCGTTCCAGTATGGATGAAAACGAGCATGTAACGTCAACGACAGTCATCACCCCACCAATTAATGTCCACCATACGTCCCGTCATTCCGGTACGAAACGTGGCAAGCATTATTCGAGTACGTCGTCAAGTGGTGTAAGCAATAGTGGTAGTAGTGTCAATCCGGATCTTTTACttggaaaaaaagacaaaagataTCGTGGTGCCATGAAATCAAGTGGATTTTTCGGACCTGAAG